The following proteins come from a genomic window of Corynebacterium hansenii:
- a CDS encoding polyprenyl synthetase family protein produces MRNGAPSVSDAPSIQRTGGERVASVDLGDAELERVVTEGMRASEELLLGELNRGEDFLVEHVRHLADAGGKRFRPMFAMLSAQFGPRPRADEVITAATVIELTHLATLYHDDVMDEADMRRGVESANSRWSNSLAILSGDYLFATASSLLARLGADTVAHFAKTFGELVTGQMRESIGCPDGADEVEHYLQVIREKTGVLIGSAGYLGALHAGADDKTVAALARYGGLVGLVFQIVDDIIDIASDSAQSGKTPGTDLREGVFTLPVLYALREEGPVGDRLREILVGPITDDDLLAEALDLLERSTGPQRALALVRDLMDEADGVIADLPDIPAKAALRRVAEYTVERVG; encoded by the coding sequence ATGCGTAACGGCGCACCCAGCGTTTCCGACGCACCGAGCATCCAGCGGACCGGCGGCGAAAGAGTCGCCAGCGTCGACCTCGGCGACGCCGAGCTGGAGCGCGTGGTCACCGAGGGCATGCGCGCCAGCGAGGAACTGCTCCTCGGCGAGCTCAACCGCGGCGAGGACTTCCTGGTGGAGCACGTCCGCCACCTCGCCGACGCCGGCGGGAAGCGGTTCCGCCCCATGTTCGCCATGCTCTCCGCGCAGTTCGGGCCGCGCCCCCGCGCCGACGAGGTGATCACCGCCGCCACCGTCATCGAGCTGACCCACCTGGCGACGCTGTACCACGACGACGTCATGGACGAGGCCGACATGCGCCGCGGCGTCGAGTCCGCCAACTCCCGCTGGTCGAACTCGCTGGCCATCCTCTCCGGCGACTACCTCTTCGCCACCGCCTCCAGCCTGCTGGCCCGCCTGGGCGCCGACACCGTCGCGCACTTCGCCAAGACCTTCGGCGAACTGGTCACCGGCCAGATGCGCGAATCCATCGGCTGCCCCGACGGCGCCGACGAGGTCGAGCATTACCTGCAGGTGATCCGCGAGAAGACCGGCGTTCTCATCGGGTCCGCCGGGTACCTCGGGGCGCTGCACGCCGGCGCCGACGACAAGACCGTCGCCGCTCTGGCCCGCTACGGCGGCCTGGTGGGGCTGGTCTTCCAGATCGTCGACGACATCATCGACATCGCCTCCGACTCCGCGCAGTCCGGAAAGACGCCGGGCACCGACCTCCGGGAGGGCGTGTTCACCCTGCCGGTGCTCTACGCGCTGCGCGAGGAGGGGCCCGTGGGCGATCGCCTGCGCGAGATCCTCGTCGGCCCCATCACCGACGACGATCTGCTGGCCGAGGCCCTCGACCTCCTCGAGCGCTCCACCGGCCCGCAGCGCGCCCTGGCGCTCGTGCGCGACCTGATGGACGAGGCCGACGGCGTCATCGCCGACCTGCCGGACATCCCAGCCAAGGCCGCCCTGCGCCGCGTCGCCGAGTACACCGTCGAGCGCGTCGGGTAG
- the rplK gene encoding 50S ribosomal protein L11 yields the protein MPPKKKKIQAVIKLQIQAGQANPAPPVGPALGAHGVNIMEFCKAYNAATENQRGNVIPVEINVYEDRSFDFTLKTPPAAKLLLKAAGLQKGSGVPHTDKVGTVTMDQCREIAEQKKPDLNANDIEAGAKIIAGTARSMGIVVEGK from the coding sequence ATGCCCCCCAAGAAGAAGAAGATCCAGGCCGTCATCAAGCTGCAGATCCAGGCCGGCCAGGCCAACCCGGCGCCGCCGGTGGGCCCGGCCCTCGGCGCCCACGGCGTCAACATCATGGAGTTCTGCAAGGCGTACAACGCCGCCACGGAGAACCAGCGCGGCAACGTCATCCCGGTCGAGATCAACGTCTACGAGGACCGCTCGTTCGACTTCACCCTGAAGACCCCGCCGGCCGCGAAGCTGCTGCTGAAGGCCGCCGGTCTGCAGAAGGGCTCCGGCGTCCCGCACACCGACAAGGTCGGCACCGTGACCATGGACCAGTGCCGCGAGATCGCCGAGCAGAAGAAGCCGGACCTCAACGCCAACGACATCGAGGCCGGCGCGAAGATCATCGCCGGCACCGCCCGCTCCATGGGCATCGTCGTCGAGGGCAAGTAA
- the rplA gene encoding 50S ribosomal protein L1: MSKQSKAYKAAAEKIDEGRIYAPIEATKLVKETSSQKYDASVDVAIRLGVDPRKADQLVRGTVSLPNGTGKTVRVAVFAAGENATKAEEAGADFVGTDELIEKIQGGWTDFDVAIATPDQMAKVGRVARVLGPRGLMPNPKTGTVTTDVAKAITEVKGGKISFRVDKASNLHALIGRASFSAEQLAENYGALIDELLRLKPSAAKGKYLKKITLSSTNGPGIPVDTTVVKNYTGAEEA; encoded by the coding sequence ATGAGCAAGCAGTCCAAGGCCTACAAGGCCGCCGCCGAGAAGATCGACGAGGGCCGCATCTACGCCCCGATCGAGGCCACCAAGCTGGTCAAGGAGACCTCCTCGCAGAAGTACGACGCCTCCGTGGACGTCGCCATCCGCCTGGGCGTCGACCCGCGCAAGGCCGACCAGCTGGTCCGCGGCACCGTCTCCCTGCCCAACGGCACGGGCAAGACCGTCCGCGTCGCCGTCTTCGCCGCCGGCGAGAACGCCACCAAGGCCGAGGAGGCCGGCGCCGACTTCGTGGGCACCGACGAGCTGATCGAGAAGATCCAGGGCGGCTGGACCGACTTCGACGTCGCCATCGCCACCCCGGACCAGATGGCCAAGGTCGGCCGCGTCGCGCGCGTCCTGGGCCCCCGCGGCCTGATGCCGAACCCGAAGACCGGCACCGTCACCACCGACGTGGCCAAGGCCATCACCGAGGTCAAGGGCGGCAAGATCTCCTTCCGCGTGGACAAGGCGTCCAACCTGCACGCGCTGATCGGCAGGGCCTCCTTCTCCGCCGAGCAGCTGGCCGAGAACTACGGCGCGCTGATCGACGAGCTGCTGCGCCTGAAGCCGTCCGCGGCCAAGGGCAAGTACCTGAAGAAGATCACCCTGTCCTCCACCAACGGCCCGGGCATCCCGGTCGACACCACCGTGGTGAAGAACTACACGGGCGCCGAGGAGGCGTAA
- the rplJ gene encoding 50S ribosomal protein L10 gives MAANAVKQAAVESIKKDVDESTAIVLTEYRGMSVAEITELRRALGADVKYSVAKNTMIKLAAAEAGVEGLDEHLTGPTAVAFIKGEAVDAAKAIKKFAEENKNLVIKGGYMDGAAMDATQFQALADMDNRETTLAKLAGAFNGVLANVAGLLDAPTSSVARLAAALEEKKQ, from the coding sequence ATGGCAGCAAACGCCGTTAAGCAGGCCGCCGTCGAGTCCATCAAGAAGGACGTCGACGAGTCGACCGCCATCGTTCTCACCGAGTACCGTGGCATGTCCGTCGCGGAGATCACCGAGCTGCGTCGCGCCCTCGGCGCCGACGTGAAGTACTCCGTCGCCAAGAACACCATGATCAAGCTCGCCGCCGCCGAGGCGGGCGTCGAGGGTCTTGACGAGCACCTCACCGGACCGACCGCCGTCGCCTTCATCAAGGGCGAGGCCGTCGATGCGGCCAAGGCGATCAAGAAGTTCGCCGAGGAGAACAAGAACCTCGTGATCAAGGGCGGCTACATGGATGGCGCGGCTATGGACGCCACGCAGTTCCAGGCCCTCGCGGACATGGACAACCGCGAGACCACGCTGGCCAAGCTGGCCGGTGCCTTCAATGGCGTTCTGGCGAACGTCGCCGGCCTGCTCGATGCCCCCACCTCCTCGGTCGCCCGCCTCGCCGCGGCGCTCGAGGAGAAGAAGCAGTAG
- the nusG gene encoding transcription termination/antitermination protein NusG, whose amino-acid sequence MNDGQNIFSDAEGSTGPIGDAIIDAAKEAAETDVDAGATAAAEGAGQDAAEGLEGAGATDDAAEAVAEGAEGQGIENEADQAGQSGQAESGEGSEAESAEAEEVDPEAEYRKRLREFQRELKRRKGDWYIIQCYSGYENKVKTNLEMRAQTLGVEEQIHEVIVPIEEVQERKDGKLKTVKRKLLPGYVLVRLSLDDPSWSVVRDTPGVTSFVGSEGHPTQVKIREVAKFLMPKETVTADAAEGDRQGDAELSVASAPKVEDEKVAIDYEVGESVTILSGPFASVAATISEIDAATGRIKALVSIFGRETPVELGLDEVEKLT is encoded by the coding sequence ATGAACGACGGTCAGAACATCTTCTCCGACGCCGAGGGGTCGACCGGGCCCATCGGCGACGCGATCATCGACGCCGCCAAGGAAGCCGCGGAGACCGACGTCGACGCCGGCGCCACCGCCGCCGCGGAAGGCGCGGGGCAGGACGCGGCCGAGGGCCTCGAGGGTGCGGGCGCCACGGACGACGCCGCCGAGGCCGTCGCCGAAGGCGCCGAGGGCCAGGGCATCGAGAACGAGGCGGACCAGGCGGGTCAGTCCGGCCAGGCCGAGTCCGGCGAGGGTTCCGAGGCCGAGTCCGCCGAGGCCGAGGAGGTCGACCCCGAGGCCGAGTACCGCAAGCGCCTGCGCGAGTTCCAGCGCGAGCTCAAGCGCCGCAAGGGCGACTGGTACATCATCCAGTGCTACTCGGGCTACGAGAACAAGGTGAAGACCAACCTGGAGATGCGCGCCCAGACCCTCGGCGTCGAAGAGCAGATCCACGAGGTCATCGTCCCGATCGAGGAGGTGCAGGAGCGCAAGGACGGCAAGCTCAAGACCGTCAAGCGCAAGCTGCTCCCCGGCTACGTGCTGGTCCGCCTGTCCCTGGACGACCCGTCCTGGTCCGTCGTCCGCGACACCCCGGGCGTGACCTCCTTCGTCGGCTCCGAGGGGCACCCGACCCAGGTGAAGATCCGCGAGGTCGCCAAGTTCCTCATGCCCAAGGAGACCGTCACCGCCGACGCCGCCGAGGGCGACCGCCAGGGCGACGCCGAGCTGTCCGTCGCCTCCGCCCCGAAGGTCGAGGACGAGAAGGTCGCCATCGACTACGAGGTCGGCGAGTCCGTCACCATCCTGTCCGGCCCGTTCGCGTCCGTCGCGGCGACGATCTCCGAGATCGACGCCGCCACCGGCCGCATCAAGGCCCTGGTGTCCATCTTCGGTCGCGAGACCCCGGTCGAGCTCGGCCTGGACGAGGTCGAGAAGCTCACCTAG
- the secE gene encoding preprotein translocase subunit SecE has translation MAEEKSTTAAARPTGKRQVSGAPATTARDSRPVKRNDDEKLGTRNPLTFIKQVISELRKVIWPTGRQMVVYTIVVLLFLVFMVTLVWGVDALAGLGVQSIFTR, from the coding sequence GTGGCAGAGGAAAAGAGCACCACCGCAGCGGCGCGCCCCACCGGCAAGCGCCAGGTTTCGGGTGCCCCCGCCACCACGGCGCGCGACAGCCGCCCCGTCAAGCGCAACGACGACGAAAAGCTGGGCACCCGCAACCCCCTGACCTTCATCAAGCAGGTCATCTCCGAGCTGCGCAAGGTCATCTGGCCCACCGGCCGGCAGATGGTGGTCTACACCATCGTCGTGCTGCTGTTCCTCGTCTTCATGGTCACGCTGGTCTGGGGCGTCGACGCTCTCGCCGGCCTGGGCGTTCAGTCGATTTTCACGCGGTAG